The Rhipicephalus sanguineus isolate Rsan-2018 chromosome 4, BIME_Rsan_1.4, whole genome shotgun sequence DNA window TCCGAGGAAGTTTGTCAACTGTAAGACTGTATCTGCCTGACGTTGGCATCATCATCTACCACACACTTTCATGTAACTTGAAGCAAGCGTTAAAAAAAGCAAGTGGCACATCTTAGGCAGCTGAGACTATTGGCGCACCATTCATAATCATTTTTCGATTACCCAGTGTACTTAGTGTTAGAGCGCAATTAGTTGGCTAATTAGCCGAGAGCAATATTTATTTTAGGGCGTAAGAGACAGGAAAGGATGCGGAGTCTGGAAACATCTGGTGATGTTTCCGTGACATTTTGTTGTTTTTGTAGGGGGCTCTGAAGAAAGTTAGtcaaatcgagaaaaaaaaaggaatcacaTGTATGCTTGCACATCTGGTTTGCAGCGTTTGCGGCCACGTTTCCAGACAATGATGCCTGTATGAGCATTGTCAAAGGAGCAGAGTGTGTTTCAATCTGTTTTTATTGCCACCTTATCAATGATGACATTGAACTGCATTGAACTTATATGGCACCATTACCTCTTTTGCATTGGCTATATGGCCCTCATCCTTCGTAAATGAAATTGATAGCACTGTAATCTAGACATACATGAGTGGCActtattactttcttttttttttatatattcgaTAGGTTTTCATTCGAGCCCTGTAAAAGAGCTACATCAAAGACAACATTGCAGATAGATCACTGCGTGTTCTTGAGCATGATCATTAACATTTCCCATCAGACTTATTTCCTAAACCGAATATTTAAAATGTTTCATAGTTAGTCTTCACTAACTGGGTAACTAATCAGAATAGGAATAACTCAAAGTCAACTGCAAGTGGCAAGCCATTGGTCACGTTTGCCTAAGTTGAACTCGtacttgtgttttctttttcacagCTTTGTTCAAATTCATGAAACATCCTGTCCATTTTACGtggataaacacacacacacatacatgtgtGCACAGAATGTTGTCCCACATTCCAGCACCATTACTTCCTGCTTCTGCAGACTTGTTTTATTATCCAGCTGTGCAGAGATAATAGAAATGTCAAACTTTCTTTTCCTTTGATGCtttcaaagtgaaaaaaaaaatcattgcattagttgttctttttgttttatgacATGTTCTGAGTGACACTGTTTCACACCTGCCAGAGTACTCTAAACTTTGATACGTCTATGCGCTCAGCCTTTGGCATAATGCAGTATTATTTGTTACTACCTTGGTAAAACTTCATTCTTAAGCCTTTGGAATCACTCACAATTGGCAGTGATTACAAATCATTGTGCGCCATCAGATCTAGTTGCATCACAGATATACAGCGAAGCCCTTATGTGCACATAGTCGGGTGCACATCAAGTAAACCTCGATGGTCAAATTAATCTGCAGAAGAACCAGACCTTATCACGAGGCACTACAAGGTGCTTCAAAATAATGTAAATCATCATTTTGGCACATGAAACAATGATACCTTTTATATGTGCAAATGCATGGTACTTAAGATTCCAACGGAGTGCCTAAGCACTCCGTACCCATGATGGTTAACCAGCGATACTCAAACATGCGGGCCTGGTGTTTATCACATAGTTAATTTTTAATTTCAATGGTTCGCTGAAGTCTTTCTCAATTACTAGGTTACGTCTGTCCAgcaatcttaattggtgtttgttgcccgtgtgttcccttcttcaattttagtggaccggtggtgagttgcccgatttctgtggcacatatgtgCTAGAAGTTTTTGTGTCCATAGGACAAACAAATTTTGGCTTGGCCTATCTATATAcagttttgctgtaaaaaatgtcAGTGTATCACTATGAGGGGGGTGGGCATGGTAATACACAGAGGCATTCTGTGCTAGACTCACCCAATGGCGTACATGTCTGGCAGCGCCTCTGGAATTATGGGAGGCTCTAGGCCCAAGGCACTGCGGAGGTCTGCGATTGGTGCTCGACAGACTACATTCCATGTCAGGATGTACACCCTGCAGATGTAGATACGCGCTACAGTCACAAAGGTGTTCGCAGAAGTACTCGTACAGGGTGAGGAAAATGAGGCATTTctaattgtttaaaaaaaaattgcttatcAAAATAAAGCCTAAAACAAATTGAAACAGGAAGGCATGTTATGTCACAATCGCTGTCTTTTACGACGACTGCTCGATTTACGACAATGGTCGGTGAATCACATATATCTCAATCAAGAATCGAAGTATCCAGACAAAAGATATATTAGATCAAATAAAAGGACCGTACTCTTACATAAAATTTAATTTGCTTTTCTCCTTTATGTTATATTATTTCATTCATCCATCTCATTTATTTTGCCGTGATATGACATCAAGTGCTACCATGAGTCACTGTGGCAGCATATACAGTACAGTGCAGCCCTTATTTTTTATACGACATATAAGTTGTATGTATGTAAAAATGTTGAGTTAAAAGAATGAAATACTTGGGTCTTGTGAGCTTATATGTCAGGTTACAAGGGAAGAAATGCATGACAGCCAATATAACTTCGCCAAGAATACATAATTCTTCATTTACACACATGCAGTGTTTAGAAGCTCGCAATAGAACATGCTTTAGATTTTTTACTATAGGCACATTGTTTCCCCCTTATGTCGAACTATCAACAGTGCATATCAATAAATATAAATAACATGCAATGCAATATGAAACGTCACTAACTGGAAATCTCGGAGCATTTTGTTGGCTGGAGCGCTTTCTGGAGCCATGGTAGACGCTGTTCTGATCACCCTTGATATGCAGAGGCACTGAAGGCGAagaagactgaaaaaaaaaaaaaaaaactatgcaatCAACGCATGTCACACTATCTACAAGGTCACATTATCGCGGCGCGCGCTAGCTTTCTCCTTCCCGCATCGTGTGCGCAAAATTGTCTTTCAGGCTATGCAAAAAATACGATACACTCCCGCTTGCCATATGTCTAGACAAATCACGCAGCGCGCAGCGTTTCGCGGTCTAGCGCGCGCGGCACCATAGTATGCGGAAAATGCAGCAGTATTAGTAGCAACAGGTTTTGGCGCACTAGCCATCCAGCTACAGATCTAGTTTACAGATTTACGTGTGTGGAGCCGCAGGATTTAATGTATTATTCACGCTACTTTTCCACGGCCCCCGTTTGTCGTGCTTATATATCTCCTAAGGGTCACTATCTCTTTTTTTCCCTCGATACCATCGTGGTATCTGCGAATTATCACCTACGATGCGGCGCCCCAAAACGCGACAGAAACTCGTGGCACCACGTccgatatcttttcttttccttgtccccccccccctttttttaaagcCGTACAGGCTCCGTCCTCGAAGACCACACCAAAGCAGCAAGAACACTTGCTCACCGAATTCCGCAATCGCCGTCCAGCCAATAGCATAGATTAGTGAGTGCAGATTATGCGGTTTCGATTGGTGCGGGCTTCAAGACGACGGTCAGAGAGCGGTCCCAGCTCCGTCACGTCCGGGAAAAGTTTCTCATGTTCTCCGGATCGTCGTCCCAATGCCTGCCATATAAGCAACAAGGGGCGCGCTGTGCAGCCCGTCCGCAGTTGAACGCTGCAAATGCGAGCGACGAATATTCTCCAGCATGACACATACGCGCACAAAGTCAGCAGCAGCTGCATAAGAAACGGGGGCCCATCGCGCCAGGCGCATACGGTCACTGCGGCCTTTCCTAGCTGACAGCCCCGGCCGATAACGAAACTAAAATAAAAACAGAACACAACTATTATGACGTCACTACTGCGTCACATGACAGTACACTACTAGAGAAATAACTGCCTACGCAGTCCTTGAATCAAAATGCTTATAATCCTTGCGGCGTCTTGGCGTTTGTTGCAGCGAAAGACAATCGTATTTTTACACTGAAAATGACTTAAGTACTACACAAAATAattcaacaatttttttttatttgtaatggTTTGGCTATAGGATATTTGCGTGCGTTATGCACGCAAATATCCTATAAAAGCTGAGTGGCATGTGTCTACGCTTCAAAGATGTATTCACTAGGAAAAACAACCACTTAGCAGCGCTGCAAACGCTACGTGCGCTACATAGTACTGAAGTCTAACTGAAGTGTGCTGCTTTTAGAGCCTGTAGCGACTCAAGCGCCCCTAATGTCGTACACATCGTGCACTTGATCATACGTTTATTCTTGCAAGGTCCTTGTCGCACTAGCAGATAAGTTAGAAACGCCGAGTGCACCCGACCCGTCTCTCTAGCCGTCACCTGCCGTCATCGTGTGGTATCCGAAAGGGAGGCGGTGTTTGggccgttcgctgaccaccgacgGGGGTAAAATTTACTATCCCGAAAGGTAACGAAAATCCAGGCGCGTCCTTCCGCAGTGCCAGCAGCCGGCATCATCAAACAACATGCTAGTCCTCGTACTGGGCGATTTGCACGTCCCCCATCGCTGCCACAGCCTGCCAGCCAAGTTCAAGAAGTTGCTGGTGCCCGGCCGCATCCAGCACATCTTGTGCACGGGAAACCTGTGCACCAAGGAGTCGTACGACTACCTGAAGACGCTGGCGAGCGACGTGCACGTCGTGCGAGGCGACTTCGACGAGAACCTCAACTACCCCGAGCAGAAGGTGGTCACCGTGGGCCAGTTTCGCATCGGTCTGTGCCACGGTCACCAAGTGGTGCCGTGGGGCAATCCGGATAGCCTGGCCCTGCTTCAGAGGCAGCTGGACGTTGACGTGCTCATATCGGGCCACACACACCGATTCGAGGCGTACGAGCACGAGAACAAGTTCTACATCAACCCGGGATCGGCAACGGGGGCTTACAACGCTCTCGAGAGCAACGTCATCCCGTCCTTCGTGCTCATGGACATACAGTCGTCCACCGTGGTTACCTACGTCTACCAGCTGATAGGGGACGAGGTAAAAGTGGAACGGATCGAATACAAGAAGTCCTAAGTCTTTTCGTCGCCGATTGAACGTTGCGCCGTTACGTTCGACATTCCTATGGACTTTCCTCTGGAACCAACTCGTTCCCTGGTGGCGCTACCGTACCAAATGGCAAAAcgggaagaaaaagaagtgtgcgtgtgtgtgtgtgtatgagcGCGAACGCAGCTGCGGTCTCGTTTTTCGATAGTGCTCGAAGAGTCGGTCTTAACTTTTTGCTGGCTCGATCGCGGCACTGCTACAACCAAAATTAAGAGTTGGCAGAACCTTGTTCGTGCTTTACTCCACGCTTACAATTGCGTTTACAGTAAGgattaaaaaagaaacaatattACGCGTCAAAAACAGCCATTTGTTTAATTTACAGTGGTGTGCCAGCTTTTTTTTAAAAGGGCAGTTTTATTGTAATAGTAGGGCATGCTAAAGCTGACAGTCTATCTGCAATATGGATAATTAGGCACAACAACGATAGTCTTAATTTTCTTTCTCATGCttctgtatgtatatatgtgaatGTTCATTGATTTCTTATATCTTCTGTTCTCTTCAGTCACTGTCACTTTGTTAGGTGTGTACATTGAGATTTCCGCTTTAATAAAGGAAATTCAAGTTTATTAGCTGCTCGTCTGAAGCCTTGACTCCATTTACTTGGCACCATCAGGCTTAAATTACGCTACTCAGGATATCAACAGTGGCAGACTGACATCCCTCGAGTAACCTCTTGGCATAGGGCTCACTACAAGAAATCATAGAAAACGAAAGAATAATGTAAACAGTCTCTGCAAAGACTTCAGTAATCTAGAGGTGGTGAGTTACCACATTGAACATTCAGAATATGATGCAAGAATGTCACACGGCACTTTCAATCAGGATCAAATTAACAAATCGTGATTCACTCCCTCCTACATCTTGCACAAGCAAGCCAATCCTGATTTGGCTTGATCCCGATTGAAAGTTAACTGTGTGGCGTTTGTATAAGTGGCAGTGCCAGCTGTACTTGCATACCTAACTGCATGCCTATAGAATGCTATTGCTAGAAAGCACTGCAAGTGATGCACAGTATGAGCAGAATAATGTAGGAATTTGGTTTAACAGTGCAACATGATGAGAGGAATAAGCTGCATCTCAATGCAGGAATCTTGCACTGTCTTGATGATGTCATTTTGAGAAAATTGTGCAGCGTGAAGGATCAGAATCGTAGAACCACAACTTGCTTTTCACTCACTCCTTTCTGACAATTCCCAACAACGGCTTCATTTCGCTACTTTCACTTCAGTGCTGCTTTTTTAATTCTGTGCACTGTAGCAAGTACCGCAACCGCTGCCTTGTGAGTTAATGCTGCTTTTGGCACGATGTTGCCTTGGACAAGTTGACAATATTTCACATTGAAAATGGAGTGAGAAAACATTTTACTTCTATCATTAGAACGATAACATTGATGGGGTActccagggggggttgggggggggttcaacctcccccccctgaaatttttcagttttgcttgcgtatattacacgcgcacatacaaacgcacgcacgaacacacaaagtatggttgaaccgcccccgaaaaaaatttctggctacgcccctggggtaCTCACTAAACAGCCCACAGTGATGTAATTGTGAATGCAGTAGTCAGGAAAGTGCACATACAAACTTATCACTGTAAATGGGAAAACATTGAAGTTGCCGTACAGTGGTTGCTTGAAAATCTTAATGCAACTGAAGAAACTAAAGCGAAGTTGTCAAGGATACCACTGTACACAACAACTACGGCCGTTTTGATAGTGAAGCAGTAAAATGTTAACACACCAAACTTCAGCCTTTACCATATAGCCTTCACTTAGCGAAAAATGTGGGGAGCTGCTTGCATTTTATACAGGATTCAGCAGACTCACCCGAAGTACTACAGTAGGTTAAATTCACACCAGGCTAGGAAGCTTGCTGAATTTTCAGCACCTATGCATATGTATTTCCTCTGCTGTAATATGGAAAACTACATGAGACTTGCCTGCCACACGAATTTCACCACTACAAGAAAATTTTAAATACAGGCTGCTAAGTTATTCTAGAACGGAATCGGAGACCAGTGCCAACTCTAAAAGATTGAGAAGTGACGTCTTGGTATAAACCGGCGCCCCCCTACCACCACCACTAGCTTGAACACTTCTAAAGCATCTGACAGCAGCCTGTATGCTGCAGCCATCATCCATGCAGTTTTGCAGTATGGGCAAAGGAATATTTGAGCTACAAACAGATCAGCAGTTGCCAAACATTTCTAAGTTTAAATAGTTAAGAGAAGTTATCGTACACCTTCTTCCatggaaaaaagcaaaaaaacgaCGTATTTGAACagagaaaataagaaaagattagAGGTCTGTGGTACTGCTTTGAGCTTCTCAGCACAATTAACCTCGACTTAGTGGCAGCGCCTGTGTGTCTATATAtagcttattatttttttttgggggggggggggttggggggggcgGATAAGGGGTGGCGTCCTTCAACATTGCTGCCTCTGacgcgaagcgaaaaaaaagtgtCGGATAAACGCAATGATGCATATGCAAATGCGCACAATTACGTTTGCGTTACGAGGAGAAGGCGTCTGCTGATGATAACAATACCTGCAAGAGAGACTGCCGGTACTCAAGTGCTTCGTGACGAGATCATTCTGCGCCCATCCGGTTCCACGGGGTCCACCGAGCACACGCGAGAACATCGCGCGTGATGGCGGCTGTATCTATCTTCGTCTTTTATACGTGATACATTTTCTCCTTCGAAACTCAATAAGCAAAACTAGTCGCAATGCTGCCGCAATTAACCTCCCTAGTCGTGGTTCTGTGATCGTACCACGTAAAATTCAGCCATCGAACTCTCAGCAGTGCAAAATCTGGCAGCAGAGAATATCGGTCAAAATGGACGCGTGCACGTGGCCCAGCCACGTGATCTGCTGCAGCGCCTAAGCTTGCCGGTACCGCCTTGAACCAATAAGTGCACCTTTCAGTTCAAGGCTGTGGTTCAAGTAACAACGCCGCCATGCACAGTTTGGACATAGAGGAAGCGTCCGTGACCGACAGCATACCCGACGTGATGACGGTCCAAGACAAACGTCCACCGCCAATCATTCCCGACTTCATTGTGAACATTTTCACTGTGGTGGTGGTTCTGTTTGTGTCTATCGCATTGGTTGTCATAGGCGTGTCCTTCGGCCAAGACGTCGACCGTGCCATCAAAGGTGTCTTCAAGGACATTGAGAACCCGGACCTGCGGCTCAAAAGCAATCACGTGATACCGCTCGCTGTATTGAACGGTTGAACATGTGCCCATGTGGTCTTACACACGCCG harbors:
- the LOC119389968 gene encoding vacuolar protein sorting-associated protein 29 encodes the protein MLVLVLGDLHVPHRCHSLPAKFKKLLVPGRIQHILCTGNLCTKESYDYLKTLASDVHVVRGDFDENLNYPEQKVVTVGQFRIGLCHGHQVVPWGNPDSLALLQRQLDVDVLISGHTHRFEAYEHENKFYINPGSATGAYNALESNVIPSFVLMDIQSSTVVTYVYQLIGDEVKVERIEYKKS